Proteins from one Blattabacterium sp. (Blattella germanica) str. Bge genomic window:
- a CDS encoding rod shape-determining protein, producing MGLIIDFMKNLFTQEIAIDLGTANTLIMHNNKVIVDLPSIIAIDVRTKKVLAVGEEAKQMQGKTHENIKIYKPLKDGVIADYQVAELMIREFIKKVPGINNRFFTPSLTMVICIPSGITEVEKRAVKDSAQHLNAKEVYLIEEPMAAAIGSGISVTKAEGNMIIDIGGGTTECGVIALGGIVCQKSIKIAGDVFTNDISYFLRTKYNLYIGERTAEKIKIDIGAAMESIDTPPEDIHIQGRDLPTGKPKEMNISYKETIPALDKSILRIEDAVMETLSRTPPELAADIYKTGIYMAGGGSLLRGLDKRISKKTGLSVSLVDDPLRAVVKGTGVALKNIDKFTFLMK from the coding sequence ATGGGATTAATAATAGATTTTATGAAGAACCTCTTTACTCAAGAGATAGCTATAGATTTAGGAACTGCCAATACGCTTATTATGCACAATAATAAGGTTATAGTGGACTTACCTTCCATAATAGCTATAGATGTAAGAACAAAGAAAGTATTAGCAGTAGGAGAAGAAGCAAAACAGATGCAAGGAAAAACACATGAAAATATTAAGATATATAAACCATTAAAAGATGGAGTGATTGCAGATTATCAAGTAGCCGAACTTATGATAAGAGAATTTATAAAGAAAGTTCCAGGTATAAATAATAGATTTTTTACTCCATCATTAACAATGGTAATTTGCATTCCATCCGGAATCACAGAAGTTGAGAAAAGAGCAGTGAAAGACTCCGCTCAACATCTTAACGCCAAAGAAGTTTATCTTATTGAAGAACCCATGGCTGCTGCTATAGGTTCTGGAATTTCAGTTACTAAAGCAGAAGGAAATATGATCATTGATATAGGAGGAGGAACAACAGAATGTGGAGTCATAGCTTTAGGAGGAATTGTTTGTCAAAAATCCATAAAAATAGCTGGAGATGTTTTTACTAATGATATTTCTTATTTTCTTCGTACCAAATACAATTTATATATTGGAGAAAGGACTGCTGAGAAAATAAAAATAGATATAGGAGCAGCTATGGAATCTATTGACACTCCTCCTGAGGATATTCATATACAAGGTAGAGATTTACCTACAGGAAAACCAAAAGAAATGAATATTTCTTATAAAGAAACTATTCCTGCTCTTGACAAATCAATTTTACGAATTGAGGATGCTGTAATGGAAACTCTTTCAAGAACACCACCGGAACTTGCAGCAGATATTTATAAAACAGGAATTTATATGGCAGGAGGAGGATCTCTTTTAAGGGGATTAGATAAAAGAATATCCAAAAAAACGGGACTTTCTGTTTCTTTAGTAGATGATCCTTTAAGAGCTGTAGTCAAAGGAACAGGTGTAGCATTGAAAAATATTGATAAATTTACATTTTTAATGAAATAG
- the mreC gene encoding rod shape-determining protein MreC, translating into MREFFSFLLKWRFFIFFFLLECVAIFLSFSNSKLHKYIYTGSSNFMIGNIYETIYKLRSYFLLEIENKRLLNENKKLRNEHIFSKIRKISKDFKEENIDYLQQYTFTPVQIINNSIHEQENYITINKGSIDGIKPDMGIILSDGIAGIIIKTSPHFSIAISLLNPKIKVNARLKKNKYFGTLSWDGLDHEYVVLYDIPRHSTIHKGDIVETDGKSATFPEGIEIGKVDSYQFDEEDANYIIKVKLMANFSTIENAYVVKNLFKKEWKDVQLYKVENK; encoded by the coding sequence ATGCGTGAATTTTTCAGTTTTCTTTTGAAATGGCGTTTTTTTATTTTCTTTTTTTTACTAGAATGTGTTGCTATTTTTCTTTCTTTTTCAAATTCAAAACTTCATAAATATATTTACACCGGGTCTTCCAATTTCATGATTGGAAATATTTATGAAACCATTTATAAATTGCGTAGTTATTTTTTATTAGAAATTGAAAATAAAAGATTATTAAATGAAAATAAAAAATTGCGCAATGAACACATTTTTTCTAAAATCAGAAAAATATCTAAAGATTTCAAAGAAGAAAATATTGATTATCTACAGCAATATACTTTTACTCCCGTTCAGATTATAAATAATAGTATTCATGAACAGGAAAATTACATAACTATAAATAAAGGAAGTATAGATGGAATTAAACCTGATATGGGGATTATATTATCTGATGGAATTGCAGGAATTATTATAAAAACATCTCCACATTTTAGTATTGCTATTTCTCTTCTAAATCCAAAAATTAAAGTAAATGCCAGATTGAAAAAAAATAAATATTTTGGAACTCTAAGTTGGGATGGATTAGATCATGAATATGTGGTTTTGTATGACATCCCTAGACATTCCACAATTCATAAAGGAGATATAGTGGAAACAGATGGAAAATCTGCTACTTTTCCTGAAGGAATAGAAATTGGAAAAGTAGACTCTTATCAATTTGATGAAGAAGATGCTAATTATATTATAAAAGTAAAATTAATGGCTAATTTTTCGACTATAGAAAACGCTTATGTTGTAAAAAATTTATTCAAAAAAGAGTGGAAAGATGTTCAACTTTATAAAGTTGAAAATAAGTAA
- the mrdA gene encoding penicillin-binding protein 2: MKKLYKFYILLSSIGFVFIIRLFFIQIYTEKYILNAFNTSIKQEIIIPERGSIFDRNENLLVFNKSIYELIVIPILIDEHFNIIEFCNLVGIEKKTFSKNLEKAKAYSKYLPSVFLPFISKEKFATIQEKLYKYKGFDWTKRSLRDYKVESSSNVLGYIGEVTQKDIKKESNYYQMGDFIGWAGVEKSYEKILRGKKGIKYWVRDRKGCIIGTYNNSRNDIKAVSGNDISLTIDWNLQKYAEQLMYQKKGGIVAINPKNGEILSLVSSPINNPNLFVGINRSKEFKKLMKDTIDNPLFDRTTQARYPPASPFKLLTELAGLQMGVVDTNTTFICYKGFKYGKKRIHCHSGIHGFPIGVETAVAVSCNNYFAQVYKRVIEKYPKNLTKGVNEWSDIIKSFGFGNYLYNDLATGEKGVIPSGDYYNKKYGITKWNAITIISNSIGQGEINVTPIQLANMVCAIANKGFFYTPHIVKRINHQPISNPNYTKAKHTKVKSQYFDLIINGMEKVFIIGTGRSFRSYDIRMAGKTGTAQNFLKINSHKIVSLPDHSIFILFAPVEDPQIAISVIIENGGFGSRWAGPIASLIAEKYINNDVHRKNLEKKIMTSGLQKVYDSIAKMKKFNNFYRKNSVDKKK; encoded by the coding sequence TTGAAAAAATTATATAAGTTTTATATTTTATTAAGTTCTATAGGTTTTGTTTTTATAATTAGATTATTTTTTATACAAATATATACGGAAAAGTATATTTTGAATGCTTTTAATACTTCTATAAAACAAGAAATAATTATTCCTGAAAGAGGATCTATTTTCGATAGAAATGAAAATTTGTTGGTTTTTAATAAATCTATTTATGAATTAATAGTCATTCCAATTCTTATAGATGAACATTTTAATATTATAGAATTTTGTAATCTTGTAGGAATTGAAAAAAAAACTTTTTCTAAAAATTTAGAAAAAGCAAAAGCTTATTCTAAATATTTACCATCTGTTTTTCTTCCTTTTATATCAAAAGAAAAATTTGCTACCATACAAGAGAAACTTTATAAATACAAAGGATTTGATTGGACAAAACGATCTCTTAGAGATTATAAAGTAGAAAGTTCATCCAATGTTTTGGGATATATAGGAGAAGTAACTCAAAAGGATATTAAAAAAGAATCTAATTATTATCAAATGGGAGATTTTATTGGTTGGGCTGGAGTGGAAAAATCTTATGAAAAAATTCTGAGAGGAAAAAAGGGAATAAAATATTGGGTTAGAGATAGAAAAGGATGTATTATAGGAACTTATAACAATAGTCGAAATGATATAAAAGCAGTGAGTGGAAATGATATTTCCTTAACTATAGATTGGAATCTTCAGAAATATGCAGAACAGCTTATGTATCAAAAAAAAGGAGGAATAGTCGCTATTAATCCTAAAAATGGAGAAATTTTATCATTGGTGTCTAGTCCTATTAATAATCCTAATTTGTTTGTAGGGATTAATCGTTCTAAAGAATTTAAAAAATTAATGAAAGATACTATAGATAATCCTTTATTTGATAGAACAACACAAGCTCGTTATCCTCCAGCTTCTCCATTTAAATTGCTTACAGAATTAGCAGGTCTTCAAATGGGAGTAGTGGATACCAATACGACTTTTATATGTTATAAAGGATTTAAATATGGAAAAAAAAGAATTCATTGTCATTCTGGAATTCATGGATTTCCTATAGGAGTAGAAACAGCAGTTGCTGTTTCTTGCAATAATTATTTTGCACAAGTTTACAAACGTGTTATTGAAAAATATCCTAAAAATTTGACAAAAGGAGTTAATGAATGGAGTGATATTATCAAAAGTTTTGGATTTGGAAATTATTTGTACAATGATTTAGCTACAGGAGAAAAAGGAGTTATTCCTTCAGGAGATTATTACAATAAAAAATATGGAATTACAAAATGGAATGCTATTACTATTATTTCCAATAGTATAGGACAAGGAGAAATAAATGTAACTCCTATACAATTAGCCAATATGGTTTGTGCTATAGCAAATAAAGGTTTTTTTTATACTCCACATATTGTAAAACGTATAAATCATCAGCCTATATCAAATCCAAATTATACTAAAGCTAAACATACTAAAGTAAAAAGTCAATATTTTGATTTAATTATTAATGGAATGGAAAAAGTTTTTATAATTGGAACAGGAAGGAGTTTTCGATCATATGATATTAGAATGGCTGGAAAAACTGGAACGGCTCAAAATTTTCTAAAAATTAATAGCCATAAAATAGTTTCTTTACCTGACCATTCTATTTTTATATTATTTGCTCCTGTGGAAGATCCTCAAATAGCTATTTCTGTTATCATAGAAAATGGAGGTTTTGGATCTCGTTGGGCTGGACCTATTGCCAGTCTTATTGCAGAAAAATATATAAATAATGATGTACACAGGAAAAATTTGGAAAAAAAAATTATGACCTCAGGATTACAGAAAGTGTACGACTCTATAGCAAAAATGAAAAAATTCAATAATTTTTACAGAAAAAATTCTGTTGATAAAAAGAAATAA
- the rodA gene encoding rod shape-determining protein RodA: MNLYSVSPEKAEKQLIWILLSFFFIFFVFLFKPIHYKYSAPFFFLFTLFLLIGVFFFGKNVNGSKSWYVFGPVSFQPSELAKISTSLMVAHLMSQGHIKNKKILFYTCIVLILPAFLIFVQPDPGSSIVFSSFLLTLYREGLSIFFILYFLFSILLFVISLNISSWIIVSFLFVIFLFIFFAKKNVSFIDLFFYIFLFVSFSSVSILSPFFSQKFLKKHHRDRINILFQNEFDRKYRDNVGYNLLYSKTAIGSGKFFGKGYQKGTVTKGKFVPEQHTDYIFCTVGEEWGFIGSFIFITFYLFFISRIYFLSERQKDVFGRIFGYSVGNIILTHFIMNLGMVMGLFPTIGIVLPFFSYGGSSLWSFTILLFIFVRIDASDQISFI, encoded by the coding sequence ATGAATTTGTATTCCGTTTCTCCTGAAAAAGCAGAAAAACAACTAATATGGATTTTATTAAGTTTTTTTTTCATATTCTTTGTTTTTTTATTTAAACCGATTCACTATAAATATAGTGCCCCATTTTTCTTTTTATTCACGTTATTTCTTTTAATTGGAGTATTTTTTTTTGGAAAAAACGTGAATGGATCAAAATCTTGGTATGTTTTTGGCCCAGTTAGTTTCCAACCTTCTGAACTCGCTAAAATATCTACATCTTTAATGGTAGCTCATTTGATGAGTCAGGGTCATATTAAAAATAAAAAAATATTATTTTATACATGTATTGTATTAATATTACCTGCTTTTTTAATATTTGTTCAACCCGATCCAGGGTCTTCTATAGTTTTTTCCTCTTTTCTATTAACTTTATATAGAGAAGGATTGTCTATTTTTTTTATACTTTATTTTTTATTTTCTATTTTATTATTTGTTATATCGTTAAATATATCATCTTGGATAATAGTTTCATTTCTATTTGTAATTTTTCTTTTTATCTTTTTTGCAAAAAAAAATGTATCATTTATTGATTTATTTTTTTATATATTTTTATTTGTTAGTTTTTCTTCTGTTTCCATTTTGTCTCCATTTTTTTCTCAAAAGTTTTTGAAAAAACATCATAGAGATAGAATTAATATTCTATTTCAAAATGAATTTGACAGAAAATATAGAGATAATGTAGGATATAATTTATTATATTCAAAAACAGCTATTGGTTCTGGAAAATTTTTTGGAAAAGGATATCAAAAAGGAACTGTAACAAAAGGAAAATTTGTTCCTGAACAACATACTGATTATATTTTTTGTACTGTAGGAGAAGAATGGGGTTTTATAGGAAGTTTTATTTTCATTACATTTTATTTATTCTTTATTAGTCGTATTTATTTTTTATCTGAAAGACAAAAAGATGTTTTTGGAAGAATTTTTGGATATTCAGTTGGGAATATTATTTTGACTCATTTTATCATGAATTTAGGCATGGTGATGGGGCTTTTTCCTACAATAGGAATTGTTTTGCCTTTTTTCAGTTATGGTGGATCATCTCTTTGGTCTTTTACCATTTTATTATTTATATTTGTGAGAATAGACGCATCAGATCAGATTAGTTTTATATAG
- the lnt gene encoding apolipoprotein N-acyltransferase has translation MDAGSNPASSISFIIFQILCEIRKIQFLLYSIFSGILLSLGWPTDGNPMYLFIAFIPLLYVENHLKNFCIFFLSFITFLIWNATSTWWLSYSKRVDGAFAIEAYLSPVLLNSFFMSIVFTFYSWIKKHIKSKKVGYVFLVCLWILFEKMHLEWELSWPWLNLGNGFSNHTKWIQWYEYTGTLGGSIWIWTVNIGLTESIVKYEKNKNLFSLYRRIYFNIVKIFFMIFISHLIYMKYEEKKYGRFVDTLILQPNIDPYNQKYSFSKKKLILKLKKLMDQKISKKSMMILAPETTFPGNGNKMPIKNISNNEIVSAFRNYLKNKSPNTVFITGVELFSLYKEKTSKTSFPIFLKNSKNIQWVDIFNSVIQIGIHENIEYHHKSKLVPAVETFPYKKIFYPILGNILLNFGGTVMELGKESYPTVFHHPHDGVKIAPIICYESVFGEYVSNFFKKKNAELMVIITNDGWWGHSEGHKQHMYYARIRAIENRKYIARSANTGISCFINEKGEIISKIPYGKEGVLYDRIYLNNKKTFYIKYGDFIYKISLLTIIIILLHSVYSNLFVKL, from the coding sequence TTGGACGCGGGTTCAAATCCCGCCAGCTCCATTTCTTTTATTATTTTTCAAATTTTATGTGAAATAAGAAAAATTCAGTTTCTTTTATACAGTATTTTTTCAGGAATTTTATTGAGTTTAGGATGGCCGACTGACGGAAATCCTATGTATTTATTCATAGCTTTCATTCCTTTGTTGTATGTAGAAAATCACTTAAAAAATTTTTGTATTTTTTTTCTTTCTTTTATTACTTTTTTAATATGGAATGCGACTTCTACATGGTGGTTGTCTTATTCAAAAAGAGTTGATGGAGCTTTCGCTATAGAAGCTTATCTATCCCCTGTATTATTGAATTCTTTTTTTATGTCAATTGTTTTTACTTTTTACTCATGGATAAAAAAACATATAAAAAGTAAAAAAGTAGGATATGTATTTTTAGTTTGCTTATGGATTTTATTTGAAAAAATGCATTTAGAATGGGAATTATCTTGGCCATGGCTGAATTTAGGAAATGGTTTTTCTAATCACACAAAATGGATTCAATGGTACGAATATACTGGAACTTTAGGAGGATCTATATGGATATGGACAGTCAACATTGGATTGACAGAATCTATTGTAAAATATGAGAAAAATAAAAATCTATTTTCTTTATATAGAAGAATTTATTTCAACATAGTAAAAATTTTTTTTATGATTTTTATATCACATCTCATATATATGAAATATGAAGAAAAAAAATATGGAAGATTTGTAGATACATTAATTTTACAACCTAATATAGATCCATATAATCAAAAATATAGTTTTTCAAAAAAAAAACTGATTTTGAAATTAAAAAAATTAATGGATCAAAAAATATCTAAAAAGTCTATGATGATATTGGCTCCTGAAACTACATTTCCTGGAAATGGAAATAAAATGCCAATAAAAAACATAAGTAACAATGAAATTGTTTCTGCATTTAGAAATTATTTAAAAAATAAATCTCCAAATACTGTATTTATAACAGGCGTGGAATTATTTTCTTTATATAAAGAAAAAACAAGTAAAACTTCTTTTCCTATTTTTTTAAAAAATTCTAAAAATATACAATGGGTCGATATTTTTAATTCAGTTATTCAGATAGGAATTCATGAAAATATAGAATATCATCATAAATCTAAACTGGTACCAGCAGTAGAAACGTTTCCTTATAAAAAAATTTTTTATCCTATATTGGGAAATATCTTACTCAATTTTGGAGGAACTGTAATGGAACTTGGAAAAGAAAGTTATCCTACCGTTTTCCATCATCCTCATGATGGAGTAAAGATAGCTCCTATTATTTGTTATGAGTCAGTATTTGGAGAGTATGTTTCTAATTTTTTTAAGAAAAAGAATGCAGAATTGATGGTTATCATTACTAATGATGGATGGTGGGGGCACTCAGAAGGACACAAACAACATATGTATTACGCACGAATCAGAGCTATTGAAAATAGAAAATATATAGCTAGATCAGCTAATACAGGAATCTCTTGCTTTATTAACGAAAAAGGAGAAATAATATCAAAAATTCCTTATGGAAAAGAAGGAGTTTTGTATGATAGAATATATCTAAATAATAAAAAAACGTTTTATATAAAGTATGGAGATTTCATTTATAAAATTAGTTTATTAACAATAATAATAATTTTATTACATTCAGTATACTCTAATCTATTTGTCAAATTGTAA
- a CDS encoding bifunctional ADP-dependent NAD(P)H-hydrate dehydratase/NAD(P)H-hydrate epimerase, translating into MKILSLNQIRKVDQYCIDYESISSIELMERAAKSCFNWIVKNKHFQVRKIPFIVLSGNGKNGGDGLVLAKMLYLYGAKVSIYIVNISNHFSNEFLINKEKVLRYNIPLQIICEKEKFPLLDQKSYLIDAIFGIGLNRSVNPYWKSFFHYINEKKFQSVLSIDIPSGLFMEKSHDNFTGIIKATHTLTFQVPKLPFLFPIYANYVGKWWILNIGWKNDFLKKIHTKNFYIDDKCIYSIYKKKRRKFSHKGNYGHGMIIGGNNGMIGSVILAAKASFRTGIGKLSVHVPYCGYEIIQTSFPEVIVKTDVKKNWISDIIIPTDINAIGIGIGMGTHPQTENAFASFLRKIKDKKISMVVDADGLNILSNQLELLNILPNDTIITPHPKEFYRLFGAWKNDYQKLDLVKEISVKYKIFIILKGAHSIISTPCGNLYFNSTGNPGMATAGTGDVLTGMITSLLSQGYSPKKSCIMGVYLHGLSGDIAANKFSEESIISSDIIDHIGEAYQKITI; encoded by the coding sequence ATGAAAATTCTTTCTTTAAATCAAATCAGAAAAGTGGATCAATACTGTATTGATTACGAATCTATTTCTTCTATAGAATTAATGGAAAGAGCAGCTAAAAGCTGTTTCAATTGGATTGTAAAAAATAAACATTTTCAAGTTAGAAAAATTCCATTTATAGTATTATCAGGAAATGGAAAAAATGGAGGAGATGGACTCGTTTTAGCTAAAATGTTATATTTATATGGAGCAAAAGTTTCCATATATATAGTGAATATTTCTAATCACTTTTCAAATGAATTTTTAATCAATAAAGAGAAAGTATTAAGATATAACATCCCTTTACAAATTATTTGTGAAAAAGAAAAATTTCCTTTATTAGATCAGAAAAGTTATTTAATTGATGCTATTTTCGGAATAGGATTAAATCGTTCTGTCAATCCATATTGGAAATCTTTTTTTCATTATATCAATGAAAAAAAATTTCAATCGGTTCTATCTATAGACATTCCTTCTGGTCTTTTCATGGAAAAAAGTCATGATAATTTTACAGGAATAATTAAAGCCACTCATACTTTAACTTTTCAAGTTCCCAAATTACCTTTTTTATTTCCAATTTATGCAAATTATGTTGGAAAATGGTGGATATTAAACATTGGATGGAAAAATGATTTCCTTAAAAAAATACATACAAAAAACTTTTATATAGATGATAAATGTATTTATTCTATATATAAGAAAAAAAGAAGAAAATTTTCCCATAAAGGAAATTATGGACATGGAATGATTATAGGTGGAAATAATGGAATGATAGGGTCTGTTATACTTGCTGCAAAAGCCAGTTTTAGAACTGGAATAGGAAAATTAAGTGTACATGTACCTTATTGTGGATACGAAATTATTCAGACTTCTTTTCCAGAAGTCATTGTAAAAACAGATGTCAAAAAAAATTGGATAAGTGATATTATTATCCCCACGGATATCAATGCAATAGGAATAGGTATTGGTATGGGAACACATCCTCAAACTGAGAATGCTTTCGCTTCTTTTCTACGAAAAATAAAAGATAAAAAAATATCTATGGTAGTTGATGCAGATGGTTTAAATATATTATCAAATCAATTAGAATTATTAAATATTCTTCCAAATGATACTATTATCACTCCACATCCAAAAGAATTTTATAGATTATTTGGGGCATGGAAAAATGATTATCAAAAATTAGATCTTGTAAAGGAAATATCTGTAAAATATAAAATATTCATTATATTGAAAGGAGCTCATTCTATTATTTCTACTCCTTGTGGTAATTTGTATTTTAATAGCACAGGAAATCCTGGTATGGCAACCGCTGGAACTGGAGATGTTCTGACTGGGATGATAACAAGTTTGTTATCTCAAGGTTATTCTCCAAAAAAATCATGCATCATGGGAGTTTATTTACATGGATTATCGGGAGATATTGCTGCAAACAAATTTAGTGAAGAATCAATTATATCTAGTGATATTATCGATCACATAGGAGAAGCCTATCAGAAAATTACAATTTGA